One region of Epilithonimonas zeae genomic DNA includes:
- a CDS encoding alpha/beta hydrolase-fold protein — MKNSLIFTVTFLLYGLCVSAQNTDRQAPQGFDVERKDIPHGKIDTIQYVSKTVGTTRKALVYVPPGFKKGEKYPVLYLLHGIGGDEKEWFNQGKPNVILDNLYAQGKLTPMIVVLPNGRAMKDDRATGNIMAPDKVEAFATFEKDLLNDLIPFVEKKYPVKKDRENRALAGLSMGGGQTQNFAFGNIDKFAWLGAFSSAPNTKEPTQLLPNPQEALKMKLIFISCGDADGLMPFSKRTSDYMKKNKIPHIFYIEPGGHDFKVWRNDLYIFSQLLFKPVDKTKFDGFTVLGTPAATNIRNAQYPQILPDGRVMFKVKAPEAQKVQIDLGKKYDLKKDTDGFWTGTTDVQSGSFHYYSLLIDGVAVADPSSETFYGMGRYASGIDIPFDGDDFYALKDIPHGDIRIKNFYSKVTNSWRRVFIYTPPGYDQNPSESYPALYILHGGGEDESGWANQGKTNLILDNLIAEGKAKKMVIIMPDANIGQSGLRNFGERNLQVFEKELKESIIPFAESNYRIKKGKENRALAGLSMGGIYTLYVGIQNSDMFSSLGVFSSGYMLPMLQDVADKQYKFLNENKSAFSSNVKNFWISMGGKDDIAYENGQKMLKELDKIGIKYSYRDYPGGHSWPVWRDSLHQFAQEIFK; from the coding sequence ATGAAAAATTCCCTGATATTCACTGTCACTTTTCTATTGTATGGTCTGTGTGTTTCTGCGCAAAATACTGACAGACAGGCGCCGCAAGGTTTTGATGTGGAAAGAAAAGATATTCCGCACGGAAAAATTGATACCATTCAATATGTTTCAAAAACGGTCGGAACTACAAGGAAAGCATTGGTTTACGTACCGCCGGGATTCAAAAAAGGGGAAAAATACCCTGTCCTTTATCTTCTTCACGGCATTGGCGGCGATGAAAAAGAATGGTTTAACCAGGGAAAACCGAATGTTATCCTGGACAATCTCTACGCACAGGGAAAACTCACACCGATGATTGTCGTTTTGCCGAACGGCCGTGCGATGAAAGATGACAGAGCAACAGGAAATATAATGGCTCCTGATAAAGTAGAAGCCTTCGCAACTTTTGAAAAAGATTTGCTGAATGACCTGATTCCGTTTGTAGAAAAAAAATATCCTGTCAAAAAAGACCGTGAAAACCGGGCTTTAGCGGGTTTGTCGATGGGAGGCGGACAAACACAGAATTTTGCTTTCGGCAACATCGATAAATTTGCGTGGCTGGGCGCATTTTCTTCAGCACCCAATACAAAAGAACCGACTCAGCTTTTGCCGAATCCACAGGAAGCATTGAAAATGAAACTTATATTTATTTCCTGCGGCGATGCGGACGGATTGATGCCTTTCAGCAAAAGAACCAGCGATTATATGAAGAAAAATAAAATCCCGCACATTTTCTACATCGAACCAGGCGGCCACGACTTCAAGGTTTGGAGAAATGATTTATACATCTTTTCACAATTGTTATTTAAGCCTGTTGATAAAACTAAATTTGATGGATTTACTGTTTTGGGAACGCCTGCAGCAACCAATATCAGGAATGCGCAGTATCCTCAAATCCTTCCCGATGGAAGAGTAATGTTCAAGGTAAAAGCTCCGGAAGCGCAAAAAGTTCAGATTGATTTAGGAAAAAAATACGACCTCAAAAAAGACACAGACGGCTTTTGGACAGGAACAACGGATGTACAAAGCGGAAGCTTTCATTATTATTCTTTGCTGATTGATGGTGTTGCAGTTGCAGACCCATCCAGCGAGACTTTCTATGGAATGGGAAGATACGCCAGCGGAATCGATATTCCCTTTGATGGCGATGATTTCTATGCATTAAAAGACATTCCGCACGGCGATATCCGCATCAAAAATTTCTATTCCAAAGTGACCAATTCTTGGAGAAGAGTTTTCATTTATACGCCACCGGGTTACGACCAAAATCCTTCTGAATCTTATCCGGCACTGTATATTTTACACGGCGGAGGGGAAGATGAAAGCGGTTGGGCAAATCAGGGCAAAACCAATCTGATTTTGGATAATCTGATTGCGGAAGGGAAAGCTAAAAAGATGGTCATCATTATGCCAGATGCGAATATTGGACAGAGCGGACTCCGAAATTTTGGCGAGCGTAATCTTCAGGTGTTTGAAAAAGAGCTGAAAGAATCCATCATTCCCTTTGCCGAATCCAATTACAGAATTAAAAAAGGTAAAGAAAACCGTGCATTAGCCGGACTTTCAATGGGTGGGATTTATACATTGTATGTCGGGATTCAGAATTCTGATATGTTCTCAAGCCTGGGTGTTTTCAGTTCAGGATATATGTTGCCGATGCTTCAGGACGTTGCTGACAAACAGTACAAATTTTTAAATGAAAATAAATCTGCCTTTTCATCCAATGTCAAAAATTTCTGGATTTCTATGGGCGGAAAAGACGATATCGCTTACGAAAACGGTCAGAAAATGCTGAAAGAACTGGATAAAATCGGAATTAAATATTCGTACAGAGATTATCCGGGAGGTCACAGCTGGCCGGTTTGGAGAGACAGTTTGCATCAGTTTGCGCAGGAAATTTTTAAATAA
- a CDS encoding TIM-barrel domain-containing protein encodes MNFNRIKIKALIITVVIVSGNIVAQSYQKTDSGLMFSNDNMNVEVKLYGENTIRIIKYPAGKSFVKNSLSVIKQEQKTKFSVSENNHIISLKTNDLNIFIDAKSGTITYKSPSGKELLKETGSDFKPFNDAGNPTYSVTQSFQLEKDEPIYGLGILQNGKMSQRNTDVKMIQNNTWDFVPFFQSVKGYGVFWDNYSPTQFTDKPDKTSFSSEVGEGVDYYFIYGKNADGVVAGMRNLTGNVPMIPLWTYGFWQSKERYKSQEELVDVVKKYRDLKVPLDGIIQDWQYWGNNYQWNAMDFISPDFPDAKKMIQDIHDMNAHLSVSIWSSFGPMTNQYREMDKKGMLFDFKTWPESGREVWPPDMNYPSGVRVYDAYNPEARNIYWKYLNKGVFSLGVDTWWMDSTEPDHLSQKPEDLDTKTYLGSFRKVRNAYPLMTVGGVYDHQRETTSDKRVFILTRSAFAGQQRYAANTWSGDVNSSWESLRNQVPAGLNFSLTGNPNFNSDIGGFFAGVYKRNGGANNPMFQELYVRWLQYGTFTPMMRSHGTDVPREIYQFGKKRDVVYDVIEKFIRLRYSMLPYIYSISWDVSKNNSSFLRALSMDFSSDQKTWDINNEYLFGKSFLVAPILNPQYTPEKIVKTDENQGWDKKNETKENSLSNIDFTENKKIKLYLPAGADWFDFWTNEKHKGGQEIEKSVNLQSIPLYVKAGSIIPFGPDVQYATEKKWDNLTLKIYPGTDADFILYEDEFDNYNYEKGDYTEIPFHWNEKSKTLTIDSRKGNFKGMIDKRNFNVMLPDGQHKSVSYSGKKVNVNFK; translated from the coding sequence ATGAATTTCAACAGAATAAAAATAAAAGCACTTATTATCACGGTCGTTATTGTATCGGGAAATATTGTTGCGCAATCTTATCAGAAGACAGATTCAGGATTGATGTTTTCTAATGATAATATGAATGTTGAAGTGAAATTGTATGGAGAAAATACGATTAGAATTATTAAATATCCCGCCGGAAAATCATTTGTCAAAAATAGCTTATCGGTCATTAAACAGGAACAGAAAACTAAATTTTCAGTTTCAGAAAACAATCATATTATTTCATTAAAAACAAATGATTTAAATATTTTCATTGATGCTAAAAGTGGCACGATTACTTATAAATCACCTTCAGGAAAAGAACTATTAAAGGAAACCGGAAGCGATTTCAAACCTTTTAATGATGCGGGAAACCCGACTTATTCGGTGACACAGTCTTTTCAGCTGGAAAAAGACGAACCCATCTATGGCTTGGGAATTTTACAGAACGGGAAAATGTCACAGCGAAATACGGATGTAAAAATGATTCAGAATAACACCTGGGATTTTGTGCCGTTTTTTCAGTCTGTAAAAGGGTATGGCGTTTTTTGGGATAACTATTCTCCGACTCAATTTACCGATAAACCCGACAAAACATCATTCTCATCGGAAGTTGGGGAAGGTGTGGATTATTATTTTATCTACGGAAAAAATGCCGATGGTGTAGTTGCCGGAATGCGAAATCTAACAGGAAATGTGCCGATGATACCTTTATGGACTTATGGTTTCTGGCAGAGCAAGGAACGCTATAAAAGTCAGGAAGAATTGGTGGATGTCGTTAAAAAATACCGTGATTTGAAAGTTCCTTTGGACGGAATTATTCAGGATTGGCAATATTGGGGAAACAATTACCAGTGGAATGCGATGGATTTTATCAGCCCTGATTTTCCCGATGCCAAAAAAATGATACAGGATATTCACGATATGAATGCGCATCTTTCGGTTTCCATCTGGTCGTCTTTCGGACCGATGACCAATCAGTACCGTGAAATGGATAAAAAAGGAATGTTGTTCGATTTCAAAACCTGGCCGGAATCTGGCAGAGAAGTGTGGCCGCCTGATATGAATTATCCTTCAGGAGTCCGCGTTTACGATGCTTACAATCCCGAAGCCAGAAATATTTACTGGAAATATTTGAACAAAGGTGTTTTCAGCCTGGGTGTCGATACCTGGTGGATGGATTCTACGGAACCCGACCATCTCAGCCAAAAACCGGAAGATTTAGATACCAAAACTTATCTTGGTTCATTCCGAAAAGTGAGAAATGCATATCCGCTGATGACAGTTGGTGGCGTTTACGACCATCAGCGTGAAACCACGAGCGACAAAAGAGTTTTTATTTTGACGCGTTCGGCTTTTGCAGGACAGCAAAGATACGCGGCTAATACTTGGTCGGGCGATGTCAACTCTTCGTGGGAATCTTTGCGCAATCAGGTTCCAGCAGGTTTAAATTTCAGCCTGACTGGAAATCCGAATTTTAATTCCGATATCGGCGGTTTCTTTGCCGGTGTTTATAAAAGAAACGGAGGTGCCAACAATCCGATGTTTCAGGAATTGTACGTTCGTTGGTTGCAATACGGAACTTTCACGCCAATGATGCGTTCGCACGGAACCGATGTTCCGAGGGAAATTTATCAGTTTGGAAAAAAAAGAGATGTAGTCTATGATGTAATAGAGAAATTCATCAGATTACGTTACAGTATGTTGCCCTACATTTATTCCATTTCTTGGGATGTTTCTAAAAATAATTCGAGTTTTTTGAGAGCTTTGTCGATGGATTTTTCATCAGACCAAAAAACCTGGGACATTAATAATGAATACCTTTTCGGTAAATCATTCTTAGTAGCACCAATTCTCAATCCTCAATACACACCTGAAAAAATAGTAAAAACCGATGAAAATCAAGGTTGGGATAAAAAAAATGAAACAAAGGAAAATTCTCTTTCCAACATTGATTTTACAGAAAATAAAAAAATAAAACTTTACCTTCCTGCAGGTGCAGACTGGTTTGATTTCTGGACGAATGAAAAACACAAAGGCGGTCAGGAAATCGAAAAATCTGTTAACCTTCAAAGCATTCCGCTGTATGTGAAAGCGGGAAGTATTATTCCGTTCGGCCCAGATGTTCAATATGCTACTGAGAAAAAATGGGACAATCTTACGTTGAAAATTTATCCGGGAACTGACGCAGATTTTATCTTATACGAAGACGAATTCGATAATTACAATTACGAAAAAGGAGACTATACCGAAATCCCTTTCCACTGGAACGAAAAATCAAAAACCTTAACGATAGACTCCCGAAAAGGAAATTTTAAAGGTATGATTGATAAACGGAATTTCAATGTAATGCTTCCTGATGGACAGCATAAATCGGTGAGTTATTCAGGAAAGAAAGTGAATGTCAATTTTAAATAA
- a CDS encoding glycoside hydrolase family 43 protein: MKFLSLITVLGFFQISFAQNPIIQTKYTADPAPMVYKDTVYLYTSHDEDDAFGFKMKDWLLYTSTDMVNWTDHGVVASLKDFKWVNTDNGAWAPQVVERKGKFYMYCPMPNNMGIGVLVADSPYGPFKDPIGKPLVKNSSDDIDPTVLIDDDGQAYLYWGNPNLWYAKLNEDMISLAGPITKDPSFAKVKDQPDPFKYQEGPWAWKRNGIYYMAYASKCCPEGIGYAMAKSPTGPWNYGGVIMDGDQRSSGNHPGIIDFKGKSYVFGFNHMLRMQTMSKHYERRSVSVTEITYNADGTIQKLPFWTTDGAKRVGTLDPYKKVEAETMAYSEGLKTEMVTEWERNQPYNRGKKITDRVIVTSINNGDYIKIQGVDFSKGVKSLDVNVASLYGGKIEVRSDALNGPLLGVVNVTGKGEGDLYKTINTPLKSVKGIHDLYFVFKGEKDLFYFDWWKFN, translated from the coding sequence ATGAAATTTTTAAGTTTAATAACGGTTTTAGGATTTTTTCAGATTTCCTTCGCTCAAAATCCGATTATCCAAACCAAGTACACTGCAGACCCTGCACCAATGGTTTATAAGGATACGGTTTATCTTTACACAAGCCACGATGAAGACGATGCCTTCGGATTCAAAATGAAAGACTGGTTGCTGTACACGTCCACCGATATGGTCAATTGGACAGACCACGGTGTAGTGGCTTCGCTCAAGGATTTTAAATGGGTAAATACCGACAACGGTGCCTGGGCGCCACAGGTTGTTGAAAGAAAAGGAAAATTCTATATGTATTGTCCAATGCCCAACAATATGGGTATTGGGGTCTTGGTGGCGGACAGTCCGTATGGTCCTTTCAAAGATCCTATTGGAAAACCTTTAGTGAAAAATTCTTCCGATGATATAGACCCGACCGTTTTGATTGACGATGACGGGCAGGCTTATCTGTACTGGGGAAATCCGAATCTTTGGTATGCTAAACTCAACGAAGATATGATATCTCTTGCCGGACCAATTACCAAAGACCCTTCGTTTGCGAAGGTTAAAGACCAGCCAGATCCTTTCAAATATCAGGAGGGACCTTGGGCGTGGAAAAGAAACGGAATTTACTATATGGCTTACGCTTCTAAATGTTGTCCGGAAGGGATTGGTTATGCAATGGCAAAATCGCCTACAGGTCCCTGGAATTATGGAGGCGTGATAATGGATGGCGACCAGAGATCCAGCGGAAATCATCCCGGTATCATAGATTTCAAAGGCAAATCTTATGTTTTCGGATTCAATCATATGCTTAGAATGCAGACGATGAGCAAACATTACGAACGCCGGTCTGTTAGTGTCACAGAAATTACCTACAATGCAGATGGAACCATTCAGAAGCTTCCTTTCTGGACTACGGATGGTGCAAAAAGAGTGGGCACTCTGGACCCTTATAAAAAAGTTGAAGCAGAAACAATGGCTTACAGCGAAGGTCTGAAAACAGAAATGGTCACAGAATGGGAACGCAATCAACCCTATAACAGAGGTAAAAAAATCACAGACCGTGTCATCGTTACCTCAATTAACAATGGTGATTATATTAAAATCCAAGGGGTAGATTTTTCCAAAGGCGTAAAATCTTTGGATGTAAACGTTGCTTCTCTCTATGGAGGAAAAATAGAAGTACGTTCAGATGCTCTTAATGGACCATTGTTGGGAGTTGTTAATGTTACAGGAAAAGGTGAGGGCGACTTATATAAAACCATTAATACACCTCTGAAAAGTGTTAAAGGAATCCACGATTTATATTTTGTTTTTAAGGGAGAAAA